The genome window GAATGCTGCCCCGGGAGTAGATGTAATTATTCCCGAGATCGAGTACAACGACGAGGCAAATGAGAAGCTGAATTTGAAGCTCTACGGCTATGAACCGGCTACCGAAAGGGAGATTCATGAGGAGCTTTCAATACGGACCTCTCAGATTCTCGGCAGTTTCAGATACGCTCTTTCTGGATACGATCTTGTGATTCCAAACAATATCTGGTCTCTCGGGTGGTCAATACCTTCGGGGTTGGCTTTGCACGACTTTGCTGAGGAGAGCGGAAAGTCCTTCATCTCCCACAATCACGATTTCTGGTGGGACCGCCCATACTACAGAAGCCCATACGGAAGTGTCATGGAATTACTGAATAACAACTTCCCGCCGGATCTTGAGAACGTGAGGAACTTGGCAATAAACTCGATCTCCGCTTCAGACCTATTGGCAAGGAGAGGCATTCGGGCCAAGGTCGTGCCGAATGTTATGGACTTTCACTGTATGAGCTGGGTGTCGGAAGAGAACAATCGGAAATTTAGAAGCGCAGCCGGGATAGACGATGGAGACATCGTATTTCTGCAGGCGACAAGGATAACAGAGAGAAAGGCGGTTGAGACAGCAATAAGGCTCACGGCCGAGTTTAGAAAGATTGCAGAGGGTTTTGCAGGAAAGAAGTTGTACAGCAATAAGGTTTTCACCGGGAGGACGGTTCTTGTCTTGACCGGGTTGACGGAGAAACAGTCTTTGAATTACAGAAATAAGCTGGATAGTCTCGCTTCAAGGTTGGGTGTTGAAGTAATCGATATCTCTTCTCTGACATCATCGATTCAGCAGTCATTCTTCGAATCGTATAGTATCGCAGATATCGTGGTATATCCAACCGTTTATGAAGGCTGGGGTAATCAGCTTTTAGAAGCCCTTTTCGCCAGAAAACCGATTGCCCTCTTTAGATACAGTGTCTTCAAGAGCGATATTCAGGACAGTGGAATCTCCTTTGTGGATCTAGGCGATCAGTACAGCTATGTAGAAGGACTGGTTGAAGTTCCAGAACTCAATCTAAAGAGAGCGAGCGAGGATACGCTCGGACTTCTCTTCGATCCGGTGAGATACAGGGAAGTAACAGAAAGCAATTTCGAGCTAGGAAGCCGGAAATTCAGCTTTGAAACACTGAGCGCGATTATTCGAGAACTTGTAGAGGAGCCACTCTGATTCAAGAGCCGGGTCTCTGATCAAACACGGAACTATTACTCACCGAAGCAGGCGACTTTCTCGAGTTTGTATTCTGTCTTGCCAAGGCCGATCTTCTCGGCGTGTTCAAGTTGATAACGCCATGTGATACCGGGATGGGCCCTTTCGAAAGGATCGTATCCCAGCCTTGCTACTACAAGATCTATGCATGCCTTGTCCAGTGCAACGGGATCTCTACTGGCGACTATTCCAATATCATCAACCACCGGGGGCCTGTTTATGTGCCAGCAATCGCAATCGGGTGATACATTGTTGATGAAGGAGATGTAAAGGGCCTTCTTACCCTTCGTAGCGGCGAGAGCGTATTCGGCGATCTTCTTGCTCAGCGATTCGGGGGTTCCTCCAGGTCCGGCCGTCATCGCACCGTAGTTGCACATAGCGATGCATTGACCGCAGCCAATGCAGAGCTCATAGTCTATTCTTGCGACTCTCTCAACGGTTATTGCTCCTGTTGGGCAGTTCCTTTCGCACATTCTGCAGGCCACACATCTTGACTCTCTAACAACGGGCTTAGATTCGGAGTGCTGTTCCATCTTTCCCGCTCTTGAGGCTGCTCCCATTCCGATATTCTTAAGAGCTCCCCCAAATCCCGTCTGTTCATGTCCTTTGAAATGACTTGCGACTACCAGGGAGTCAGCCAGAGCGATTGCCGATGCTATTTTCGCCTTCTTTATGTACTCGCCGTCAATCTCCACTTCAATCTCGTCTGAACCTCTCAAGCCATCTGCAATTACAACTGGAGCACCCACAGATTCCATCGTGAAGCCGTTCAGTGAAGCGGTTTTCATATGGTCTACAGCATTGGATCTGCTGCCCTTATAAAGAGTGTTGGCATCTGTCAAGAAAGGCACGGCTCCCAGTTCCTTGATCCGATCCGTTATAACCTTCAGAAAGTTTGGACGGATGTATGCGAGATTTCCGTACTCTCCAAAGTGGAGCTTAACGGCAACCAGCCTGTTCTTTTCCACCACTTCTTCAAGTTTCGCTCTCTTTAGAAGAGCCTCAACCTTTTTCAGGAGCCCCATCTGCGGAGTAGTATCGATATCCGTGAAATAGACTGTGCTCATATATCTCTCCTCCCTTATAGGAAAAACCTCTGTGGAAGCCCAAAACTTCGGGTCGGGTCCATGATCCCCTTCACTTTCCCCTATCCCGGGCTAACTATCCGACTAATCAATATAACATGACTGAAGCTACTCAAAGCAAAAACGATGCATCAAAAGAGGAGTTTGCAACTGAACTCAGGGAGGTGAAGAAGACCACCTCTGATTCTTCCGGAAATATCCAACCTGCATCTCCCTCCATATTAACTCTCTAGAATAAACGTTGATCCAAAGCTCCGCGAACCCTGGAAGGCTCGCTCTTATTTCCAACACGTTGAAAGCCGATCGCTATCAAGGACGAAATGTTTCAACCTACATTCTCAATGGTATCATATCAATAATCGACCGCCTCTTTGGGGGGCTGGAGAAGCTGAAAAGACTACAGGCCGGGAAGCAGCCATTCATAACCCGAATCTTTTTGAAAGCATCGGAAAGACTGATGCCTTACAGCATAATCTTTCCATAGTTGGCAATTCTTGCGTTTCTTGCTATCACAGTTCTTTTCGGATTGACGGTTACTTCATTGAGATTTGAAACAAATATCGACAATCTTGCCTCGGACTCCGAGGGAGTCATAAGAAAGAATGAACTGGCCGCCAGAGAGTTCTCTGTCTGGGAGCCGCTGTACCTTGCGCTTCTAAGAAACATGGATGATCCCGCCTCATGGCAGAAACTCTCCGAGACAATCTCGACCATAAGACAAATTCCAAATGTTTCGAGGGCTCTGAGCCCTCTTGATACTACCTATATCACTCTTCAGGGTCTGGTCATAAGACAGTTCCGGTTACGACCAGGTTCCACTTACGGTTGAGGAAGTCAAGGCTTTCAGGAAGTTGCTCGAAAAGAGTTTTGATAGCTACTTCGCGGCAAGCTCAAAAGGCGACGCGGCCCTCGTGAAACTGTATGTACGAGGCGGACTGGGCAGCAGGGGAAAAACGGCTATTCAGGGAATTCAGAATACACTCGATTCACAGTGGGGCGCGGACAGATATAGATTGACCGGCGAACTATTTCTGGGTTATTCAGTTGACAACACTGTCACTGCAGATGTTCTCCTGCTGTTTCCGATAGCCATAGTCATTGCCTTTCTCGTGACTTTTCTCACTTTCAGGAGTGTTGCGGGTGTTCTAACACCGTCAATCAGAGCGCTCTCAAGTGTGGCGGTGACTCTCGGACCAATGGCAGTGGCGGATACTCCACTCACTATTATGAGTGCAGTTCTTCCAATTCTTTTGATAGCCATGGGCCGCCCCGACAGTATTCACATATTCAGCAGGTACAGAGTGGAGATCTTGAAGGGCTCGGTAAAGAGGGAGGCGATAATGCAGATGATGAAATCGATGATTCAGCCGGTTATGATGACCTCGCTAACCACAGCGGGGGGGTTGGTTCTCTCGCCTTCTCAAGCGTGATTCCAATGCATGAATTAGGTTATTTCAGCGTATTCGGGATTCTCTACGCTATGATATTCTCACTCTTAGCCGTCCTTGCGCTTATTAAAGTCTTGCCAACTACTAGGTTTGTGATCGCCACCTAAAGAGGACTCAAGGAGCCGCTCATAGAAAGGTTGCTCCACAGACTCTCTCTTTCAGTATCCAGACACAGAAAACCGGTGACATATCTGTCAATTCTGGCGGTAGTTGTGCGCGTTTGGAATTGCTAACTTGCAGTTCGAGTCGAATCTTTCGGAATATTTCAGGAAGGAGAGCGAAGTCTCAAAGGAAGTAGAGGCCTTTGAAAAAAAGGGTTGGTGGATCCTCCTTCCTCCTGAAAGTCGTTGATTCAAACCAGTCGGGCGGTGTACTGACACCGGCCTTCATAGATACTCTGAATGATCTGGAAAGTTTCCTGGAAGGCTTTAATATTCTCTCGAAGACCTCAACTTTTGCAAATCTGATTGAGAGCGTCTATTCTGGCCTGCCGACTCAAGTGCAGCTGAACCTTCTTAGAGGTACGACTGCGGGGACCGTTATTCAGGGCTCCGTTAATCAAGACTCGTCAAGAGCAGCAATTCACACCTACATAAGAAATACCAACGCAAGAGACATCTCCCGAACTCTTGTCCGCGTTGAGAATGGCCTTAAGGAGATACTTCCAGCGGAATTCAGCGTCACCCTTAAGGGCACACCCCCGTATTACTCAACTTTGACATGGAGAGTTTCTCCAGAAGCCAGGCGATCAGTCTCGCATTCTCGGTTCTGGTCGTATGGTCGCTTGTATCGCTAATGTTTTCTTCTCTCCTGGTGGGATCGGTGGCCATGCTACCCTTTTCTTTGCCGTTACGTTCAGTGTGGGGACCATGGGTATTCTAGGGGTCTCGCTTGATGCGGCAACTGTTCTCGTGGCTAGCATTTCAGTGGGAGTCTGAATAGATTATGCGATCCACTTCATCGAAAGAGTAAGACCAGAGCTCAAGATGGGGCTGTGTCTTCAGGAGCTTTCTAGCAAAGCTTCAAGAACCGCGGGCCATGCGTTGCTGGTGAATGCGGCGACTCTGATTTCGGGATTTGCAGTTCTCGCTTTTTCGAGATTTCTAACCGTTTCGGTATTTGGTTTGCTAGCGATTTTTACTATGGCGATCAGTTCTATGTCCACACTTGTAATAATACCGGCGATTCTTAGCTCTAGCTGACTTGAATCAAAGTTGACAGAGAAGCTCTCGAGAAAAGCAAAGTGATACGTCCTCAGGTTACTTCGGCCAGCACTACGCCCAGAGTTTTCTATAGAGTTTCTTAAGCTCCAATATACAGTCTGCAATCGTCTTGTCGTCTCCGCTCTTTCCTGCTGTTTCAAGCTTGAATCCAACTTCAGACAGCTCTTCAACGCCGTACATTCTTCCGGAGCCCTTGAGGCTGTGTCCGTCTCTGGAGATGGAGTCGAAGTTTCTTCTTTCCAAAGCGTTCTGAATATCGTCAATGGTTTTGTGGATGTGTTCCCCATATTCTTCGAACATCGCCGAGGCCTCTTCGAACGACAAGCCCATATCCTTAGCGAAGAGAGAGATGCTGTCTTGCGTATGCTTAGCCTTGTAAGATCTTGCCTGTTCTCCATCTCTCTTTTTGCCGGTCTTGTCATAGATGCCAAGATGATAGCGAACTACCTCGAGAAGATCAGACTGACTCACAGGCTTACCCAGAAAGCCGTCACAACCGGCTTCTATGGTTTTCTCCTCATCTCCCTGCATGGTATGGGCAGTCAGAGCTACTATAGGAATCTTGTAGCCCTCTTCTCTCAATACCTTTGTGGCTTCGTATCCATCCATGATCGGCATCTGCATATCCATCAGAACGAGATTGTACTTGTTGTTCCGTATCATCTCAACAGCATTTTTGCCATTGCTCGCCAGATCGACCGAATATCCTGCTTTCTCCAGCACTTCCTTTATCAACAGCTGGTTGGCCTCGTTGTCTTCGGCCAGCAGAATCCTGTACTTCTTACCGCCTGCTTTCGGAGCGAGTTCGAAGTAGTTGCCTATACTTTTCATCAGCTCCTCTTCTCTTACCGGCTTCTGGATAACTTCATCTACTCTGTCGCCGAACTGGACTTCGTCTTTGGCAGCATCCGTGATTGCGATAATTGAAGCGTCGTAGATACCATCAAGGGCAGTAAGGGCCTCGCTAGCTTTTTTTGGAGTGTCTACGATCGCAAGTGATGCTCCGAGATCCTTAACCGCTCTGGAGAGATTTGTAAGGTTCTTGACGGGTTGATAATGAATGCCGTTTCTCGTTAGCATGGAGCCGACGATAATCAAGAAATCGTCATCGTCAGATGCGAGAATGACCTTTCCGGCCACAGAGATTTCGGCTCTCTCCTTTTGTTTTGGAGCTTCTTTAGAAACCTGCGAAGGTATTCTGACGGTCACTTTAGATCCTTCCCCAACCTTACTCTCGAATCTGATCCTTCCCCCCATGAGCTCAACTATCTTCTTGGTTATTGCAAGACCTAAACCCGTCCCACCAAACTTTCTGGACATGGTTCCGTCTGCCTGAATGAATGGCTCAAATATCTCTTCCAGCTCGTCCCTGGAGACCCCGAAGCCTGTATCCTGAACGGTATATATGAGATACTTTCCATCATAATCAAGCAGTATCGAGACGTATCCCTTCTCGGTAAACTTCAGTCCGTTGGAAATCAGATTGGTCAGGATTTGCCTCATCCTGAACTCGTCACCATCCACATACTCCGGGACTCTTTCCGTTACGCTGTTTGCAAAATGCAGACCCTTAGAATAGGCCATCGGCAGGTAAGTTTCAGTAAGCTCATTGACAAGTTTCGATGGGCTGTAAGGGGAGATCATGAGGTCGAAACGGGCCGCTTCAATTTTGGAGAGATCAAGCACATCGTTGATAAGGCTTAGAAGGTGTTCACCGCTTCTATAGATAGTCTTAAGGTATTTCATCTTTTCGAGGTTCGTCTCGTCGTTCATAAGAAGCTCGGCGAACCCAAGGATAGCGTTCATTGGAGTCCGCATCTCGTGTGACATGTTCGCCAAAAACTCCGATTTCATCTTACTTGCCTGCTGGGCCTCTTTAGATACTTTTCTCAGGAGCTCGTTGGAATTCTTCAATCTGTCCAGTGTCCTCTCTATGAAGACCATGGTGTTGTTGAGTTCAGAGGCTATCTCGCCAAGCTCGTCATTCGAATTGATTTTGACTCTGGAAAACGACCCCTTCTTTATCGACTCAAATCCCTTCAGCAATTCCGAGAGGGCTTTGGATATATGAGCGTTTAGCGAGAATGAAAGTACGAAGGAAAAACCGAAGACACCCAGGACAACGATGCTGATAATTGGAAGCAGTCTGTTTCTTAGCTTGACGAGGAGGCCCTGTGATTGCAGCACATAGATATCTGCGCCCCCAATTGAGACCTTGTCCACAATGAACAGAGAACCAGACGAGAAGAAAGAGAAAGCCGGTCTGGGTTCGCTGACAGTGAAAGGTGTCTCTTCCGACCACTTCTCCTCATCCAGAACAGTCCTCACATATAATCCTGAGTCCGAGAACTCTCTCGGAATAACAAAGTAATCGCCGATTAGCAGGAAGGCAATCCCATCCTGTCCGATAAACGACGAAAGACTCTCGATATCGTTGTTGTCGAAGATAATCCCTGCGAGGTACGGAACTTCATTGCTAACTATTGTAGAGAAGTACACGAGCTGCCTTTCAAGCATCTTAAATCCGTTTCCCGACCTTTCGATCTCATCAATCTCTTCGTCGGAAAGAGCCGACCTGTTAAGAATAATCTCTCTCTCATCACCGAGTTGAACGAGAATGTCATACCCACTTTCAAGGACCTGCTCGAGAGCGTAACGATCGACAAAGAGTTTCAGATCTCTGCGCAGATCTATGAACCACTGAAAGACAGACTGTTTCTTTTCGGTTAGGTAGCTCTTGTACTCATCGGTTGCTGTTTGGATGAAAG of Mesotoga sp. Brook.08.105.5.1 contains these proteins:
- a CDS encoding glycosyltransferase family 4 protein, whose protein sequence is MIHYRAGLMDGVSLEMEKWKKVLTGMGHEVDIVAGNAAPGVDVIIPEIEYNDEANEKLNLKLYGYEPATEREIHEELSIRTSQILGSFRYALSGYDLVIPNNIWSLGWSIPSGLALHDFAEESGKSFISHNHDFWWDRPYYRSPYGSVMELLNNNFPPDLENVRNLAINSISASDLLARRGIRAKVVPNVMDFHCMSWVSEENNRKFRSAAGIDDGDIVFLQATRITERKAVETAIRLTAEFRKIAEGFAGKKLYSNKVFTGRTVLVLTGLTEKQSLNYRNKLDSLASRLGVEVIDISSLTSSIQQSFFESYSIADIVVYPTVYEGWGNQLLEALFARKPIALFRYSVFKSDIQDSGISFVDLGDQYSYVEGLVEVPELNLKRASEDTLGLLFDPVRYREVTESNFELGSRKFSFETLSAIIRELVEEPL
- a CDS encoding MMPL family transporter, which gives rise to MLEKSFDSYFAASSKGDAALVKLYVRGGLGSRGKTAIQGIQNTLDSQWGADRYRLTGELFLGYSVDNTVTADVLLLFPIAIVIAFLVTFLTFRSVAGVLTPSIRALSSVAVTLGPMAVADTPLTIMSAVLPILLIAMGRPDSIHIFSRYRVEILKGSVKREAIMQMMKSMIQPVMMTSLTTAGGLVLSPSQA
- a CDS encoding response regulator is translated as MRKLSRKISLQFLLFVLAVLTLLVTLLAITFIQTATDEYKSYLTEKKQSVFQWFIDLRRDLKLFVDRYALEQVLESGYDILVQLGDEREIILNRSALSDEEIDEIERSGNGFKMLERQLVYFSTIVSNEVPYLAGIIFDNNDIESLSSFIGQDGIAFLLIGDYFVIPREFSDSGLYVRTVLDEEKWSEETPFTVSEPRPAFSFFSSGSLFIVDKVSIGGADIYVLQSQGLLVKLRNRLLPIISIVVLGVFGFSFVLSFSLNAHISKALSELLKGFESIKKGSFSRVKINSNDELGEIASELNNTMVFIERTLDRLKNSNELLRKVSKEAQQASKMKSEFLANMSHEMRTPMNAILGFAELLMNDETNLEKMKYLKTIYRSGEHLLSLINDVLDLSKIEAARFDLMISPYSPSKLVNELTETYLPMAYSKGLHFANSVTERVPEYVDGDEFRMRQILTNLISNGLKFTEKGYVSILLDYDGKYLIYTVQDTGFGVSRDELEEIFEPFIQADGTMSRKFGGTGLGLAITKKIVELMGGRIRFESKVGEGSKVTVRIPSQVSKEAPKQKERAEISVAGKVILASDDDDFLIIVGSMLTRNGIHYQPVKNLTNLSRAVKDLGASLAIVDTPKKASEALTALDGIYDASIIAITDAAKDEVQFGDRVDEVIQKPVREEELMKSIGNYFELAPKAGGKKYRILLAEDNEANQLLIKEVLEKAGYSVDLASNGKNAVEMIRNNKYNLVLMDMQMPIMDGYEATKVLREEGYKIPIVALTAHTMQGDEEKTIEAGCDGFLGKPVSQSDLLEVVRYHLGIYDKTGKKRDGEQARSYKAKHTQDSISLFAKDMGLSFEEASAMFEEYGEHIHKTIDDIQNALERRNFDSISRDGHSLKGSGRMYGVEELSEVGFKLETAGKSGDDKTIADCILELKKLYRKLWA
- a CDS encoding DUF362 domain-containing protein, giving the protein MSTVYFTDIDTTPQMGLLKKVEALLKRAKLEEVVEKNRLVAVKLHFGEYGNLAYIRPNFLKVITDRIKELGAVPFLTDANTLYKGSRSNAVDHMKTASLNGFTMESVGAPVVIADGLRGSDEIEVEIDGEYIKKAKIASAIALADSLVVASHFKGHEQTGFGGALKNIGMGAASRAGKMEQHSESKPVVRESRCVACRMCERNCPTGAITVERVARIDYELCIGCGQCIAMCNYGAMTAGPGGTPESLSKKIAEYALAATKGKKALYISFINNVSPDCDCWHINRPPVVDDIGIVASRDPVALDKACIDLVVARLGYDPFERAHPGITWRYQLEHAEKIGLGKTEYKLEKVACFGE
- a CDS encoding MMPL family transporter; translated protein: MHFIERVRPELKMGLCLQELSSKASRTAGHALLVNAATLISGFAVLAFSRFLTVSVFGLLAIFTMAISSMSTLVIIPAILSSS